In Populus alba chromosome 1, ASM523922v2, whole genome shotgun sequence, a single window of DNA contains:
- the LOC118058588 gene encoding phytohormone-binding protein: MIKEVKTQVNVGVEVDVLWKAFGKDLKDILPKMMPNLVKDADMLEGDGGLDTVYLFNFGPGLKTMTYQKERVTEFDEFAYRIGLEVIEGGHLNHGFSHYKTTFQLTSTGEQETLIDVTISYESQVEEDTIPSNSASSTLIFIKHMENYLMNGAT; encoded by the exons ATGATTAAGGAAGTCAAAACTCAAGTAAATGTTGGGGTTGAGGTGGATGTCTTATGGAAAGCTTTTGGTAAGGATTTGAAGGATATTCTTCCAAAAATGATGCCAAATTTAGTGAAGGATGCTGATATGCTTGAAGGAGACGGTGGCCTTGATACAGTCTACCTCTTTAACTTCGGCCCTG gtttaaaaactatgacaTACCAGAAAGAAAGGGTCACAGAGTTTGATGAGTTTGCTTATCGAATCGGGCTTGAAGTAATAGAAGGAGGGCACCTGAATCATGGTTTTTCTCATTACAAGACAACTTTCCAGCTTACTTCAACTGGAGAGCAGGAGACCCTAATTGATGTCACAATCTCTTATGAGTCTCAAGTAGAAGAAGACACCATACCATCAAATTCAGCATCATCAACATTAATTTTCATCAAGCACATGgaaaattatttgatgaatgGTGCTACTTAG